In Lagopus muta isolate bLagMut1 chromosome 6, bLagMut1 primary, whole genome shotgun sequence, one DNA window encodes the following:
- the DBX1 gene encoding homeobox protein DBX1 — protein sequence MMFPSLIAPPAVYPSLLRPTPTLTLPQSLQSAFSSHSSFLVEDLIRISRPGAYPPRSAPPPSSMSPPASAPRTDSGTPELPGCTAARRICSPQSSGSDSTFLKFGVNAILSSAPRAESSPALLQSVPPKTFSFPYFEGSFQPFIRSSYFPAASAVVPIPGTFSWPLAARGKPRRGMLRRAVFSDVQRKALEKMFQKQKYISKPDRKKLAAKLGLKDSQVKIWFQNRRMKWRNSKERELLSSGGCREQTLPTKFNPHPDLSDVGKKCSGEEEEEEEGPMACPPSPRHPLPYHPAPQHLRDRLGPQTPPSPSHSSSPSKPSDCSDSEEEDEEGEEEEEEITVS from the exons ATGATGTTCCCCAGCCTCATCGCTCCGCCGGCCGTCTACCCGAGCCTGCTGCGGCCCACTCCCACCCTCACCTTGCCGCAGTCGCTGCAGTCCGCCTTCTCCAGCCACTCCAGCTTCCTGGTGGAGGACCTGATCCGGATCAGCCGGCCCGGCGCCTACCCTCCCCGCAGCGCTCCCCCGCCCAGCAGCATGTCACCCCCGGCCTCGGCACCCAGGACGGACTCGGGGACACCGGAGCTGCCCGGTTGCACGGCggccaggaggatctgctcgCCCCAAAGCTCCGGCAGTGACTCCACTTTCCTCAAGTTCGGGGTCAACGCCATTCTGTCCTCCGCCCCCCGCGCCG AgtcctctcctgctctgcttcaaAGCGTCCCTCCAAAGACTTTCTCCTTTCCGTACTTTGAAGGATCCTTCCAGCCTTTCATCAGATCTTCCTATTTTCCAG ctgcctctgCCGTCGTGCCCATCCCTGGCACCTTCTCCTGGCCGCTGGCCGCCCGCGGTAAGCCGCGCCGTGGCATGCTGCGCCGCGCCGTCTTCTCCGATGTGCAGCGCAAGGCACTGGAGAAGATGTtccagaagcagaaatacatcAGCAAGCCCGACAGGAAGAAGCTGGCGGCCAAGCTGGGTCTCAAGGATTCACAG GTGAAGATCTGGTTCCAGAACAGAAGAATGAAGTGGAGGAACTCCAAAGAAAGAGAGCTCCTCTCCTCTGgtggctgcagagagcaaaCCCTACCCACCAAGTTCAACCCCCACCCAGACCTCAGCGACGTTGGCAAGAAGTGCtcaggggaggaggaggaagaggaggaaggccCCATGGCatgcccccccagcccccgGCACCCGCTGCCCTACCACCCAGCCCCGCAGCACCTGCGGGACAGGCTGGGTCCCCAGACACCTCCCTCTCCATCCCactccagcagccccagcaaaCCCTCAGACTGCTCGGACTCagaggaagaggatgaggaaggggaggaagaagaagaagagataACGGTCTCTTAG